One window of Lytechinus variegatus isolate NC3 chromosome 2, Lvar_3.0, whole genome shotgun sequence genomic DNA carries:
- the LOC121406900 gene encoding putative nuclease HARBI1, translating to MVELRNEDPRAFQNFMRMPPDMFDELVNRLTPRLLKTQTNFRANLEPGLKVAITLRHLASGSKYRDMQYGWRVPHNTISKVVREVCTAISEEYLDEQMTCPTNDEQWREIANDWLQRWNFPHIIGAIDGKHVACKAPPNSGSEYYNYKGFFSIILVALVSSDYKVLWADVSGNGSASDAQIYNQSELKQGLENGDIMG from the coding sequence ATGGTGGAGCTGCGTAACGAAGATCCACGTGCCTTCCAGAACTTTATGAGAATGCCCCCAGACATGTTTGACGAACTGGTGAACCGGCTCACTCCTCGACTGCTCAAGACACAGACCAACTTCAGAGCGAACTTAGAGCCTGGACTCAAAGTGGCCATAACCCTACGCCATCTTGCCTCTGGTTCAAAATACAGGGACATGCAGTACGGTTGGAGGGTCCCTCACAACACAATCAGCAAAGTTGTCAGAGAAGTATGTACAGCCATATCAGAAGAGTACCTTGATGAACAGATGACTTGCCCTACCAACGATGAACAATGGCGTGAAATTGCCAATGACTGGTTGCAGAGGTGGAACTTTCCTCACATAATCGGCGCTATTGATGGCAAGCACGTGGCATGCAAAGCTCCCCCAAACTCAGGCTCGGAATATTACAACTACAAGGGCTTTTTCAGTATCATTTTAGTTGCCCTGGTCAGTTCTGACTACAAGGTTCTTTGGGCTGACGTATCAGGAAACGGTTCCGCATCAGATGCTCAAATATACAACCAAAGTGAGCTGAAGCAAGGTCTCGAGAACGGCGACATTATGGGTTGA